The following DNA comes from Pseudomonadota bacterium.
CCACAGGCGTAGGCAGACCACCGCGAGCACGGCAATCCCGCTCGCCAGCATGCCCTCGAGCAATGCCTGGCGCACGCCCAGGCCACCGCGAAACGGGGCCGTCAGGGCCTCGCGCCAGCCGCCGGAGGCGGGGTGACTGGTGCCGGTGTCGTGCCGTAAGCGGGCGCGGATCTCCGTCCACGCCGACGCCGGGGCTTCCTCATCGGGGAGGGTTCGCAGGTTTCGGGTGACGCATTCGAGATGCTCCAGCTCGCGCTGGCAGTGGCGACACTCGGCCACGTGCGCACGGCATTCGGCGTCGACGGGCGCACCGTCGCGAATGCTCAGAAGCTGTTGGAGGTTTGCGTGCACGTGGCCGTTCCCGACTGATCATCCAGCGCGTCGCGGAGGCGCTTGTGCGCCCGCGCCAGCTGGGACTTAGAAAAGCTGGTGGTTTTGCCCATCATCGCGCCGATCTCGCGATGGGTGTAGCCCTCGACATCGTACATCCACACGACCGTACGGGCCGTGGGCGTGAGGTGCGCCATCGCGCCCTCGAGATCCGTGCTGGCCTGCGCCGCCGGGGCGCCGTCGCGCGTGTGCTGGAGCAGGTCCCACATCTCCTCGCCGCTGCGGCTGTAACGCACCCAGGCGGAGCGGAAATGCATGAGGCACTTGTTGACCGCGATACTGCGGATCCAAGCCCCCAGGGGCGCGTCGCCGCGGAACTTGCCGAGGTGGCGAAGCACCTCGACAAAGGTGTCCTGCAGGATCTCCTCCGCCAGATCCGGCCGGCCGAGCAACCGGCTGGCCAGGGAATACACCGCATCGCAGAAGGTGCGATAGATCGCCTCCTGCGCCCTGGCGTCCCCGGCCGCCGCCGCCGCCACCTGATGGGCGGGTATTTCCTGGCTGAATCTAGACATCTGTCATTTGATGCTACGAGTCGCGGAAAGGTCGCTGCTTCGAGAACGAATCGCGTCAGGAAGTTCCCCGGGCTGCACCGATGCTGCGGCGCAACCGGTCTGGACAGGTCTCTGCCAAGGCTGTAATTTTGCCCGCCTTGCCGGGATGGCGGAATTGGTAGACGCGGCGGATTCAAAATCCGCTGTCCGCGAGGGCTTGGGGGTTCGAGTCCCCCTCCCGGTACCAACCTCGACTTGTGCTGCGTCAGCAGCGAACCCACACGCGCTGAACGGCTACCCAGTCGTCGAGCGTCCGAAGAACCACTGAAACGGCACGTGCACGCGCCCACCCCACGCCCGCTCGTTGTGGCGCTCGCCTGGGAATACCAGGTACTGCAGGCGCGACCCCAACCCGAAGCCCCGGTGCATCAGCAGGTCGCGCATCGCCAGGGTCCGCTCGAAGTTATCCCGCGGCCACCCGCTGTCGAGGTAAATGCGGATGTTCGGTGGTGCCTCCCGGGCGATCCGGTCGAACAGGTCGTCCGCATAGCCGAAGGTCGAGGACAGGCAGGCAGCCATGCCGAACACGTCTGGCCGCGACCAGGCCGAATGCAGCGCCATGACACCCCCGAGCGACGACCCCATGACCGCTGTGTTATCCGGGCCGGTCAACGTGCGATGGGTGGCATCGAGGAAAGGCCTCAGCCGG
Coding sequences within:
- a CDS encoding sigma-70 family RNA polymerase sigma factor is translated as MSRFSQEIPAHQVAAAAAGDARAQEAIYRTFCDAVYSLASRLLGRPDLAEEILQDTFVEVLRHLGKFRGDAPLGAWIRSIAVNKCLMHFRSAWVRYSRSGEEMWDLLQHTRDGAPAAQASTDLEGAMAHLTPTARTVVWMYDVEGYTHREIGAMMGKTTSFSKSQLARAHKRLRDALDDQSGTATCTQTSNSF